The following proteins come from a genomic window of Buchnera aphidicola (Protaphis terricola):
- the efp gene encoding elongation factor P: MKVYQSNSFRSGCKIIFEKEPCLIESNEFVKPGKGKAFVRLKLRKLLTNQLIDKTFKSTDLLEIADIVEYKLYYLYNDGFFWYFINDKTLEDFSVEKKVIGVNKKWMLEKDICTIMFWNKKPISIIPKVFVKLKVIKTDLILKRNTINNSTKLVRLNTGAVLKVPLFIQVGSIIKVDTRSGEYVSRIK; the protein is encoded by the coding sequence ATGAAAGTCTATCAAAGTAATAGCTTTCGATCAGGTTGTAAGATTATTTTTGAAAAAGAACCATGTTTAATAGAATCAAATGAATTTGTAAAACCTGGAAAAGGAAAAGCTTTTGTTCGTTTAAAATTAAGAAAATTATTAACAAATCAATTAATAGATAAAACATTTAAATCTACAGATTTGTTAGAAATAGCTGATATTGTAGAATATAAATTATATTATTTATATAACGATGGTTTTTTTTGGTATTTTATTAATGATAAGACATTAGAAGATTTTTCAGTAGAAAAAAAAGTTATTGGTGTAAATAAAAAATGGATGTTAGAGAAAGATATATGTACTATAATGTTTTGGAATAAAAAGCCAATATCTATTATACCTAAAGTTTTTGTAAAATTAAAAGTTATAAAAACAGATTTAATTTTAAAAAGAAATACTATTAACAATAGTACAAAATTAGTAAGACTAAATACAGGTGCAGTTTTAAAAGTTCCATTATTTATACAAGTTGGATCAATAATTAAAGTAGATACTCGTTCTGGAGAATATGTTTCTAGAATTAAATAA
- a CDS encoding DnaT-like ssDNA-binding domain-containing protein yields MKFLVSKTITLDFFCQNPIQIIKEAKNKTLSISKNKKILFYIIQPSLLKKIFDLEYNLEEKNIQKKNKMIQKFAMHSKWIPDKDFIQKAALWGIILKKEVSKYELAAFISYWEAEGCLFHHIQWEQKLARNLQKVRSFNFFKKQKDITYIPTPDKKIPDGFRGK; encoded by the coding sequence ATGAAATTTTTAGTTTCTAAAACTATAACTTTAGATTTTTTTTGTCAAAATCCAATACAAATTATAAAAGAAGCAAAAAATAAAACTTTATCTATTTCAAAAAATAAAAAAATTTTATTTTATATTATTCAACCATCACTGTTAAAAAAAATATTTGATTTAGAATATAATTTGGAAGAAAAAAATATACAAAAAAAAAATAAAATGATACAAAAGTTTGCTATGCATTCTAAATGGATTCCTGATAAAGATTTTATTCAAAAAGCTGCACTGTGGGGTATAATATTAAAAAAAGAAGTATCAAAATACGAACTTGCTGCATTTATTTCATACTGGGAAGCTGAAGGATGTTTATTTCATCATATACAATGGGAACAAAAACTTGCACGAAATCTACAAAAAGTTCGTTCTTTTAATTTTTTTAAAAAACAAAAAGATATTACTTATATACCAACACCTGATAAAAAAATACCAGATGGATTTAGAGGGAAATAA
- the ftsY gene encoding signal recognition particle-docking protein FtsY, protein MSNDKKNKFFSWINSKLIKTKKENFDVSRIKKKIETDNILKKNSIQSNFFFKLRESLKKTKIFFGDRIDRIFSIKRIDKNLFQELEDIMILSDIGINTTEKIIQELIKDIDYQALKDPKSVYFALKEKMRLILKKVQVPLLISKQTPFVILVVGVNGTGKTTTILKLAKKYKLDGKSVMLSASDTFRAAAIEQLQILGKIDKIPVIAQKLGSDPAAVTFDALKSAISKKIDILIIDTAGRLHNKQHLLEELKKIIRVIKKLNLSAPHEVILVIDACNGQNTIKQTEMFHKAINLTGLIITKLDGTAKGGVIFALADQFSIPIRYIGIGEKSTDLIDFNSNDFVDSIFHKIK, encoded by the coding sequence ATGAGTAACGATAAAAAAAATAAATTTTTCTCTTGGATTAATTCTAAATTAATTAAAACAAAAAAAGAAAATTTCGATGTATCTAGAATCAAAAAAAAAATAGAAACTGATAATATTTTAAAAAAAAATAGTATACAATCAAATTTTTTTTTTAAATTACGAGAAAGTTTAAAAAAAACTAAAATTTTTTTTGGTGATCGTATAGATCGTATTTTTTCAATTAAGCGAATAGATAAAAATCTTTTTCAAGAATTAGAAGACATTATGATTTTATCTGATATTGGAATTAATACAACTGAAAAAATTATTCAAGAATTAATTAAAGATATTGATTACCAAGCTTTAAAAGATCCAAAGTCAGTATATTTTGCATTAAAAGAAAAAATGCGTTTAATTTTAAAAAAAGTACAAGTTCCATTATTAATTTCAAAACAAACTCCGTTTGTTATATTAGTAGTAGGCGTAAATGGTACAGGAAAAACAACTACTATTTTGAAATTAGCAAAAAAATATAAATTAGATGGAAAGTCTGTCATGTTATCAGCATCAGATACATTTAGAGCAGCAGCAATAGAACAATTACAAATATTAGGGAAAATAGATAAAATACCAGTAATAGCTCAAAAATTAGGTTCAGATCCAGCTGCGGTAACATTTGATGCTTTAAAATCTGCTATTTCTAAAAAAATTGATATTTTAATTATTGATACAGCAGGAAGATTACATAATAAACAGCATTTATTAGAAGAATTAAAAAAAATAATTAGAGTAATTAAAAAGTTAAATTTATCTGCTCCACATGAAGTAATATTAGTTATTGATGCTTGTAATGGTCAAAATACAATTAAACAAACTGAAATGTTTCATAAGGCAATTAATTTAACTGGTTTAATTATTACTAAATTAGATGGTACTGCAAAAGGAGGAGTGATTTTTGCATTAGCAGATCAATTTTCTATTCCTATTCGTTATATTGGAATTGGTGAAAAATCAACTGATTTAATTGATTTTAATAGTAATGATTTTGTTGATTCTATTTTTCATAAAATAAAGTAA
- the rsmD gene encoding 16S rRNA (guanine(966)-N(2))-methyltransferase RsmD → MYNYFSNKRDKIYIISGKLKGKKISLKNSLNIRPTTNRIRETLFNWLSKYVNNAHCLDCFSGSGALGIEAISRNAKFVTCLEKEKKNVLTLIKNQKRLNISNLEIIHTNTFNWLKRKKKSYDIIFIDPPYHQKLIEKTIILLEKKNWIKNNSIIYIETKRSESIKISNNFILYKKKKTSQIKCYLYIFKI, encoded by the coding sequence ATGTATAATTACTTTTCTAATAAAAGAGATAAAATTTATATTATTTCAGGTAAATTAAAGGGGAAAAAAATATCTTTAAAAAATAGTTTAAATATTCGACCTACAACTAACAGAATAAGAGAGACGCTATTTAATTGGCTTTCTAAATATGTTAATAATGCTCATTGTTTAGATTGTTTCTCAGGCAGCGGAGCATTAGGAATAGAAGCTATATCTCGAAATGCTAAATTTGTTACATGTTTAGAAAAAGAAAAAAAAAATGTACTTACATTAATAAAAAACCAAAAAAGATTAAATATATCTAATTTAGAAATTATACATACAAATACTTTTAATTGGTTAAAAAGAAAAAAAAAATCATATGATATAATATTTATAGACCCACCATATCATCAAAAATTAATAGAAAAAACTATAATTTTATTAGAAAAAAAAAATTGGATAAAAAACAACTCGATAATTTATATAGAAACAAAACGATCTGAATCTATAAAAATATCAAATAATTTTATTTTATATAAAAAGAAAAAAACTAGCCAAATTAAATGCTATCTTTATATTTTTAAAATTTAA
- the dnaC gene encoding DNA replication protein DnaC produces MTFYTDFFKRLQRMMPKNIKPKFKNDYDLLTWNQEQGKISSELILRENKAMKMQRVLGRSGIRELYMNCSFENYKIEHEGQRKVLQAAKRYAEEFNENIASFVFSGRPGTGKNHLASAIGNYLILHGKSILIVTVADLMSNIKSTFSDSNNITEENLLHNLSSVDLLMIDEIGMQTESRYEKVIINQIVDRRSSSKKSTGMLSNLDHKGMKNLLGERVIDRMRLGNSLWLTFEWESYRKYIKGNEY; encoded by the coding sequence ATGACATTTTATACAGATTTTTTTAAACGTTTACAACGAATGATGCCTAAAAATATTAAACCAAAATTTAAAAATGATTATGATTTATTAACTTGGAACCAAGAACAGGGAAAAATATCTTCTGAATTGATATTACGTGAAAATAAAGCTATGAAAATGCAAAGAGTTTTAGGTCGATCTGGTATTCGTGAATTATATATGAATTGTTCGTTTGAAAATTATAAAATTGAACACGAAGGACAAAGAAAAGTACTTCAAGCAGCTAAACGTTATGCAGAAGAATTTAATGAAAATATTGCAAGTTTTGTTTTTTCAGGACGACCTGGAACTGGAAAAAATCATTTAGCATCAGCTATAGGAAATTATTTAATTCTACACGGAAAAAGTATTTTAATTGTTACAGTAGCTGACTTAATGTCTAATATTAAAAGTACATTTAGTGATTCTAATAATATCACTGAAGAAAATTTATTACATAACTTAAGTAGTGTAGATTTATTAATGATAGATGAAATTGGTATGCAAACTGAATCAAGATATGAAAAAGTAATTATTAATCAAATAGTTGATAGAAGATCATCATCAAAAAAATCAACCGGAATGTTATCTAATCTAGATCATAAAGGGATGAAAAATTTATTAGGAGAAAGAGTAATTGATAGAATGCGTTTAGGAAATAGTTTATGGTTAACTTTTGAATGGGAAAGCTATAGAAAGTATATCAAAGGTAATGAATATTAA